Proteins co-encoded in one Flavobacterium sp. M31R6 genomic window:
- a CDS encoding response regulator transcription factor: MIKVCLADNYPVVHFGIKSYFKDHSDISIVANVGNFAMVKDILLTKEIDVLVLDLELEGLSSIFEIKSVLKNFPKTKIIFYSGLSEQIYAPNAIKAGVSGFVHKTEKLETLGQSIIKVNQGKIIMNEAVMKNIALIAKQSKSERLYRKLSNREVEVLRYLSDGKKNHEIAEILSLNEKTISTYKLRLLTKLNVTNLVDLVNKAKTLEIV; encoded by the coding sequence ATGATTAAAGTTTGTTTAGCAGATAACTATCCTGTAGTACATTTTGGAATAAAATCGTACTTCAAAGACCATTCGGACATTTCCATCGTTGCTAACGTTGGCAATTTTGCAATGGTAAAAGACATCCTTCTTACCAAAGAAATAGATGTGCTTGTATTGGACCTAGAACTTGAAGGCCTATCAAGTATTTTCGAAATCAAATCGGTTTTGAAAAATTTTCCAAAAACAAAAATTATTTTTTACAGCGGTCTTTCAGAACAGATTTACGCTCCAAATGCTATTAAAGCAGGAGTTTCTGGATTTGTTCACAAAACTGAAAAACTGGAAACTTTAGGTCAATCGATCATCAAAGTAAATCAAGGCAAAATCATCATGAATGAAGCTGTCATGAAAAACATTGCTTTGATTGCAAAACAAAGTAAAAGCGAGCGTTTGTACAGAAAACTTTCCAATCGTGAAGTTGAAGTATTGCGTTATTTAAGCGACGGTAAGAAAAACCACGAAATCGCTGAGATTTTATCGCTCAACGAAAAAACAATCAGTACTTATAAATTACGATTGTTAACTAAATTAAATGTTACGAATCTAGTAGATTTAGTAAATAAAGCTAAAACTTTAGAAATCGTTTAA
- the nadE gene encoding NAD(+) synthase: MTKKRTLQIEKVNTHIVEWLKSYAENSKVNGFVIGISGGVDSAVTSTLCAQTGLKVLCVEMPIHQAHSHVTRGREHIEQLKKQYSNVSSIEADLTSVFEDFKKQVPETSDEHKLHLSLANTRSRLRMTTLYYFAGIHGLLVAGTGNKVEDFGVGFFTKYGDGGVDLSPIADLMKSEVYELGAYLKIPNSILNAAPTDGLFGDERTDEDQIGASYDELEWAMLLTESEITTNTFSEREKEVLKIYKKLNQNNQHKMNPIPVCTINC, encoded by the coding sequence ATGACTAAAAAAAGAACCCTCCAAATCGAAAAAGTAAACACTCATATCGTAGAATGGCTAAAAAGCTATGCTGAAAATTCAAAAGTTAATGGATTTGTAATTGGAATATCCGGCGGAGTAGATTCAGCAGTAACCTCAACACTCTGTGCCCAAACAGGTTTAAAAGTATTGTGTGTTGAAATGCCAATTCATCAGGCGCATAGCCATGTTACTCGTGGACGCGAACATATTGAACAATTAAAAAAACAATATTCAAATGTAAGCAGTATTGAAGCGGACTTGACTTCGGTTTTTGAAGATTTCAAAAAGCAGGTTCCAGAAACAAGTGATGAACACAAACTTCATTTGTCGCTTGCCAATACCCGTTCCCGACTAAGAATGACGACTTTATATTATTTTGCAGGTATTCACGGATTATTGGTCGCTGGAACTGGAAACAAAGTAGAAGATTTTGGTGTTGGGTTCTTTACCAAATATGGTGATGGTGGAGTCGATTTGAGTCCGATTGCTGATTTAATGAAATCCGAAGTCTATGAACTAGGTGCTTATCTAAAAATCCCGAATTCAATTTTAAATGCAGCTCCTACCGATGGATTATTTGGAGACGAACGAACAGATGAAGACCAAATAGGAGCGAGTTATGATGAATTGGAATGGGCAATGCTTCTAACTGAGTCAGAAATAACCACAAACACTTTTTCTGAACGTGAAAAAGAAGTTTTAAAAATTTATAAAAAACTCAATCAAAACAATCAACACAAAATGAATCCGATACCAGTTTGTACAATAAACTGTTAA
- a CDS encoding RNA polymerase sigma factor → MKVINLHQEENEIIALAVKNNRQAQQCIYSKYSSKMLSVCRQYIKDLQLAEDVMITAFMKVFVNLGRFENKGSFEGWIRRTMINECISFIRVQKKVHFIEDSVGFEEVDSEADIQFSIEDIQSLIDSLPDGYKIIFNLFVIEGYKHKEIASMLGINEGTSKSQFAHARRILKNQINILKNKEKYS, encoded by the coding sequence TTGAAAGTAATTAATTTACATCAGGAAGAAAATGAAATAATTGCTTTGGCTGTCAAAAACAACCGACAGGCACAACAATGTATTTATTCCAAATATTCGTCAAAAATGTTAAGTGTTTGCCGGCAGTATATAAAAGACTTGCAATTGGCCGAAGATGTAATGATTACTGCTTTCATGAAAGTGTTTGTCAACTTAGGACGATTTGAAAACAAAGGAAGTTTTGAAGGCTGGATTAGGAGAACGATGATTAATGAATGTATTTCATTTATCAGGGTTCAAAAAAAGGTTCATTTTATAGAAGATTCCGTAGGTTTTGAAGAAGTGGATAGTGAAGCCGATATTCAGTTTTCTATAGAAGATATTCAAAGTTTGATAGACAGTTTGCCGGATGGTTATAAAATCATCTTTAATTTATTTGTTATAGAAGGGTATAAGCACAAAGAAATAGCAAGTATGTTGGGAATTAATGAAGGTACTTCCAAATCCCAATTTGCACATGCTCGAAGAATTTTGAAAAATCAAATAAATATTTTGAAAAATAAAGAGAAGTATTCTTGA
- the gldC gene encoding gliding motility protein GldC: MSNKNTSEIKFLVELDENRVPEKLFWTAKDGGVELSESKAIMLNVWDSKAKESMRIDLWTKEMPVDEMKIFFHQTLVAMADTFKRATNDEKMSDTMLDFCDYFAEKLELKK, translated from the coding sequence ATGTCAAATAAAAATACCTCAGAAATTAAATTTTTAGTCGAATTGGATGAAAACCGCGTTCCGGAAAAGCTTTTTTGGACTGCAAAGGATGGAGGAGTGGAGCTATCAGAATCAAAAGCAATCATGCTTAATGTTTGGGATAGCAAAGCCAAGGAAAGCATGCGCATCGATTTGTGGACTAAAGAAATGCCTGTTGATGAAATGAAAATTTTCTTTCATCAAACATTAGTGGCTATGGCGGATACTTTCAAAAGAGCCACAAATGATGAGAAAATGTCAGATACAATGTTGGACTTCTGTGATTATTTTGCAGAGAAACTAGAATTAAAAAAATAG
- the dnaG gene encoding DNA primase, translated as MISQATIDTVFETARVEEVIGDFVQLKRAGSNFKGLSPFSDERSPSFMVSPAKGIWKDFSSGKGGNSVAFLMEHSHFTYPEAIRYLAKKYNIEIEETEQSEEEKLNTDVRESMYLVSEFAKTYFHTTLLNSEEGKAIGLSYFKERGFTNETIKKFALGYSPETWDAFTKEALGKGYKMEFLESTGLTIAREDRPFDRFKGRVMFPIQSMSGRVLGFGGRILTNDKKAAKYLNSPESDLYHKSKVLYGIFQAKQSIAKLNNCFLVEGYTDVIQFNQAGIENVVASSGTALTPDQIRLINRLTKNITVLFDGDAAGLRASVRGIDLILEEGMNVKVCAFPDGEDPDSFARKTSYEDLVAYLENNAKDFIQFKASLLMNDAKNDPVKKADLIRDMVASISKIPDRIQREIYIQECSRIMDISEQVLTSTLAQLVQKDVTEVGKKAKQEQKAFEIVKNENPVQAAKVDVLYRLERKIIEILLLYGNKTEEFEDVYLRTNESGEIENVTEKKEYKVYQRIYLSLQEDEVELANPLFRDIFNDLIQYFLQNENLEFEKYLMHLNSDFAQEVTDILMEDERLVLHNWEGQNIIPKTKNETISQYVSETILTMRWYLVDKIIEELKNSVSNEPGSDNTESMSMAMDYYKLINSFSKKLGRVMSRYS; from the coding sequence TTGATATCACAAGCAACGATAGATACTGTTTTTGAAACCGCTCGAGTAGAGGAGGTTATTGGAGATTTTGTACAGTTAAAAAGAGCGGGAAGTAATTTCAAAGGGCTGAGTCCGTTTTCGGATGAGCGTTCCCCTTCCTTTATGGTTTCGCCAGCAAAAGGAATTTGGAAAGATTTTAGCTCTGGCAAAGGTGGGAACTCCGTTGCTTTCCTAATGGAACACTCGCATTTTACGTATCCGGAAGCCATTCGGTATTTAGCTAAAAAATACAATATTGAGATTGAAGAGACGGAACAATCAGAAGAAGAAAAATTAAATACTGATGTTCGCGAAAGTATGTATTTGGTTTCTGAATTTGCCAAGACCTATTTTCATACTACACTTTTAAATTCTGAAGAAGGAAAGGCTATTGGACTCTCATATTTTAAAGAACGTGGTTTTACCAATGAGACCATCAAGAAATTTGCCTTGGGATATTCTCCTGAAACTTGGGATGCTTTTACAAAAGAAGCTCTAGGAAAAGGCTATAAAATGGAATTTTTGGAAAGTACAGGATTGACCATTGCTAGGGAAGATCGCCCTTTTGACCGATTCAAAGGCAGGGTGATGTTTCCTATTCAGAGTATGTCTGGAAGGGTGCTTGGTTTCGGAGGTCGGATTTTGACCAATGACAAGAAAGCTGCCAAATATTTAAACTCGCCAGAGAGTGATCTTTACCATAAAAGTAAAGTACTGTATGGTATTTTTCAAGCCAAACAATCAATAGCAAAACTTAATAATTGTTTTTTGGTTGAAGGCTACACTGATGTTATTCAGTTTAATCAAGCGGGAATTGAAAATGTTGTTGCTTCCTCGGGAACTGCGCTTACTCCAGATCAAATTCGATTAATTAATAGACTTACTAAAAATATTACTGTTCTGTTTGATGGTGATGCTGCGGGACTTCGCGCTTCTGTTCGCGGAATCGATTTGATTCTTGAGGAAGGAATGAACGTAAAAGTTTGTGCATTTCCTGATGGAGAAGATCCTGATAGTTTTGCCAGAAAAACGTCCTATGAAGATTTAGTTGCCTATTTAGAAAATAATGCCAAGGATTTTATTCAGTTCAAAGCATCCCTTTTGATGAATGATGCCAAAAATGATCCCGTTAAGAAAGCCGATTTGATTCGGGATATGGTTGCCAGTATTTCAAAAATTCCGGATAGAATCCAGCGCGAGATTTACATTCAGGAATGTTCCAGAATAATGGATATTTCCGAGCAGGTTTTGACAAGCACTTTGGCACAATTGGTTCAAAAGGATGTTACCGAAGTAGGGAAAAAAGCAAAACAGGAACAAAAAGCTTTTGAAATTGTAAAAAATGAAAATCCTGTTCAAGCTGCAAAAGTGGATGTATTGTATCGTTTGGAGCGCAAAATAATTGAGATTCTTTTGTTGTATGGTAACAAAACAGAAGAATTTGAAGATGTTTACCTCAGAACAAATGAATCGGGTGAAATCGAAAATGTAACCGAAAAGAAAGAGTATAAAGTTTATCAAAGGATTTATCTTAGTTTGCAGGAAGATGAGGTGGAACTTGCCAATCCTTTATTCCGTGATATTTTCAATGACTTAATCCAATATTTTCTGCAGAATGAAAATTTAGAATTTGAAAAATATTTAATGCATTTAAATTCCGATTTTGCTCAAGAAGTGACCGATATATTAATGGAAGATGAGCGTTTGGTATTGCACAATTGGGAAGGACAGAACATTATTCCTAAAACCAAAAACGAGACTATTAGTCAATATGTATCCGAAACTATTTTGACGATGCGTTGGTACTTGGTAGACAAAATTATAGAGGAATTAAAAAACTCTGTATCAAATGAACCAGGTTCAGATAATACAGAGTCTATGTCTATGGCAATGGACTACTACAAACTAATTAATTCCTTTTCGAAAAAACTAGGAAGAGTCATGTCGCGATACAGTTAA
- a CDS encoding polyprenyl synthetase family protein — translation MNITTQIKQPIVYEMELFEKKFYESMTSKVALLNRITYYIVNRKGKQMRPMFVFLMAKMVSKGSVNERTYRGACVIELIHTATLVHDDVVDDSNRRRGFFSINALWKNKIAVLVGDYLLSKGLLLSIDHGDFDLLKIISVAVREMSEGELLQIEKARRLDITEAVYYEIIRKKTATLIAACCALGARSVVEDEIQVENMRKFGELIGMAFQIKDDLFDYSEEAIGKPTGIDIKEQKMTLPLIHVLNNCTSKEKSWLINSIKNHNKDKKRVKEVIAFVKDNHGLTYAENKMVEFQQEALQLLNDYPESDYKAALILMVNYVIERKK, via the coding sequence ATGAATATTACTACACAAATAAAGCAGCCAATAGTTTACGAAATGGAACTTTTTGAAAAAAAGTTCTATGAATCAATGACCTCCAAAGTGGCACTTTTAAATCGCATTACGTACTATATTGTCAACAGAAAAGGAAAGCAAATGCGACCTATGTTTGTTTTCTTGATGGCCAAAATGGTATCCAAAGGTTCTGTCAACGAGCGAACTTATAGAGGAGCTTGTGTAATTGAATTAATTCATACGGCAACATTGGTTCATGACGATGTGGTGGATGATAGTAATCGTCGCAGAGGTTTTTTCTCCATTAATGCGCTTTGGAAAAATAAAATTGCTGTTTTGGTAGGGGATTATTTGTTGTCCAAAGGATTGTTACTTTCTATCGATCATGGAGACTTTGATTTACTCAAAATTATTTCTGTTGCTGTTCGAGAGATGAGCGAAGGTGAATTACTTCAAATAGAAAAAGCCAGAAGGCTCGATATTACCGAAGCTGTTTATTACGAAATTATCCGAAAAAAGACGGCTACACTTATTGCAGCCTGTTGTGCTCTTGGTGCTAGATCGGTTGTCGAGGATGAGATTCAGGTTGAGAACATGAGAAAGTTTGGAGAACTCATCGGAATGGCTTTCCAAATCAAAGATGATTTATTCGATTATTCTGAAGAAGCTATTGGAAAACCAACAGGAATCGACATCAAAGAGCAAAAAATGACTTTGCCATTAATTCATGTTCTTAATAATTGTACTTCAAAAGAGAAAAGTTGGCTTATCAACTCTATAAAAAACCACAATAAGGATAAAAAAAGAGTCAAAGAAGTGATTGCTTTTGTAAAAGACAATCATGGTTTGACTTATGCCGAAAATAAAATGGTGGAATTTCAGCAAGAAGCACTACAACTGCTGAACGATTATCCAGAATCCGATTATAAAGCAGCACTTATTCTGATGGTGAATTACGTTATCGAAAGAAAGAAATAG
- the yihA gene encoding ribosome biogenesis GTP-binding protein YihA/YsxC, producing the protein MKINTAEFVISNSDVSKCPKDFLPEYAFIGRSNVGKSSLINMLTNQKKLAKTSGRPGKTQLINHFLINNNWFLVDLPGYGYAKVSKKTKSIFQEFITDYFETREQLVCAFVLIDIRHEAQTIDIEFMSYMGESEIPFCIIFTKADKISKVKIDSHIAAYKKQMFANNWAEMPKYFVTSATESTGKEELLGYIDEVNQEVFKNNSEF; encoded by the coding sequence ATGAAAATTAATACTGCCGAATTCGTAATAAGTAACTCAGATGTAAGCAAATGTCCAAAGGACTTTTTGCCGGAATATGCTTTTATTGGTCGTTCCAATGTAGGAAAGTCATCATTAATCAATATGTTGACCAATCAAAAAAAATTGGCCAAAACATCTGGAAGACCCGGAAAAACACAACTAATCAATCACTTTCTGATTAATAACAATTGGTTTCTTGTAGATTTACCTGGTTATGGTTATGCCAAAGTTTCCAAAAAAACAAAATCCATATTTCAAGAATTCATCACCGATTATTTCGAGACAAGAGAGCAGTTAGTTTGTGCTTTTGTTTTAATTGACATCCGTCATGAAGCACAGACAATCGATATTGAATTCATGTCGTACATGGGAGAAAGTGAAATTCCATTTTGCATTATTTTCACTAAGGCCGATAAAATCAGTAAAGTCAAAATAGATTCCCATATTGCAGCTTACAAAAAACAAATGTTTGCCAATAACTGGGCTGAAATGCCAAAATACTTTGTCACTTCGGCAACAGAATCAACAGGTAAAGAAGAATTATTAGGATATATAGACGAAGTAAATCAAGAAGTATTCAAAAATAATTCGGAGTTTTAA
- the rlmN gene encoding 23S rRNA (adenine(2503)-C(2))-methyltransferase RlmN → MQIEKKDIRALSKDQLRDFFVTNGDKAFRGNQVYEWLWSKGAHSFEDMTNVAKSTRAMLEDNFVINHIKVDTMQRSEDGTVKNAVRLHDGLVVESVLIPTQTRTTACVSSQVGCSLDCNFCATARLKRMRNLEPAEIYDQVIAIDRESRLYHNHPLSNIVFMGMGEPLMNYNNVLKAIEMITSPEGLGMSPKRIMVSTSGIPKMIKKLADDDVKFKLAVSLHSAIDEIRSRIMPFSENFPLADLRESLEYWYRKTKCKVSYEYVVWKGINDDKASIDALVKFCKYVPCKVNLIEYNPIDDGEFQQASEESINAYIKALENTGIVVKVRRSRGKDIDAACGQLANKEA, encoded by the coding sequence ATGCAAATTGAGAAAAAAGACATACGGGCACTATCCAAAGACCAACTAAGAGATTTTTTTGTAACCAATGGTGATAAAGCTTTTCGAGGCAATCAAGTCTACGAATGGTTGTGGAGTAAAGGTGCGCATAGCTTTGAGGATATGACTAATGTCGCCAAGAGCACTCGTGCCATGCTGGAAGATAATTTTGTTATCAATCACATCAAAGTGGATACGATGCAACGAAGTGAAGACGGAACTGTTAAAAATGCGGTTAGGTTGCATGATGGATTGGTAGTAGAAAGTGTTTTGATTCCAACGCAAACCAGAACAACTGCTTGTGTGTCGAGTCAAGTGGGGTGTAGTCTGGATTGTAATTTTTGTGCTACTGCAAGATTGAAACGTATGCGTAATCTGGAACCGGCCGAAATTTACGATCAAGTAATTGCGATTGATAGAGAAAGCAGGCTGTATCACAATCATCCACTTTCGAATATTGTTTTTATGGGAATGGGTGAGCCACTTATGAATTATAATAATGTTTTGAAAGCGATTGAAATGATCACTTCTCCAGAAGGACTGGGAATGTCTCCAAAACGTATTATGGTTTCTACTTCAGGGATTCCCAAAATGATTAAGAAATTGGCAGATGATGATGTGAAATTCAAATTGGCGGTTTCATTGCACTCCGCTATTGATGAAATCCGATCCCGTATCATGCCTTTTAGTGAAAATTTCCCTTTGGCAGATCTAAGAGAATCACTTGAATATTGGTATCGAAAAACAAAGTGCAAAGTATCCTATGAATATGTGGTTTGGAAAGGAATTAATGATGATAAAGCTTCGATAGATGCCCTGGTGAAATTCTGTAAATATGTCCCTTGTAAAGTAAACTTGATTGAATACAATCCAATTGATGATGGGGAATTTCAACAAGCTTCCGAAGAATCTATAAATGCCTATATAAAAGCACTTGAGAACACTGGAATTGTGGTAAAAGTAAGAAGAAGCCGTGGAAAGGATATTGATGCAGCTTGTGGGCAATTAGCCAATAAAGAAGCTTAA
- a CDS encoding cell envelope integrity protein TolA — translation MRNFKIYLVVFVCLFGSKMRAQESFEGKAKDIASRIETIVKEEKNELKVEVEAVNEQLAQGKITNEEADEKKKALAEARAKTIEEKVAKLEEELHVLVQDKVDGKIKVVDTSKTITIHFSKDYFSHHDKCSNGEKRTTSQFVFALGANNLVTDRQVANSDFKYWKSHFYEWGLTYNTRILKEDNLLHFKYGMSLMYNNLRATDDRYFVKNGAQTDLVTSSVHLDESRFRNVYIMVPLHLEFDFTKKEIRDDANYFRTHKSMRVGLGGYAGFRVKSKQILCYDDAVGNDVEQKTEGNYNVNDFNYGLSTYVGYKATSIYLKYDLQPLFENNAVDQNNISLGLRFDFN, via the coding sequence ATGAGGAATTTTAAAATTTACTTAGTAGTATTCGTATGCCTTTTCGGAAGTAAAATGAGAGCTCAAGAATCATTTGAAGGCAAGGCAAAAGACATCGCTTCGAGGATAGAAACCATTGTAAAAGAAGAAAAAAATGAATTGAAAGTAGAAGTCGAAGCAGTTAATGAACAATTAGCCCAAGGCAAAATCACGAATGAAGAAGCTGATGAAAAAAAGAAAGCTTTGGCCGAAGCGCGTGCGAAAACAATAGAAGAGAAAGTAGCTAAGCTGGAGGAAGAACTACATGTTTTGGTTCAGGATAAAGTGGATGGAAAAATAAAAGTCGTAGATACTTCCAAAACGATTACGATTCATTTTAGTAAAGATTATTTCTCTCACCACGATAAGTGTAGTAATGGAGAAAAAAGAACTACTTCCCAGTTTGTATTTGCTCTTGGGGCAAATAATTTGGTTACAGACAGGCAAGTTGCCAATTCGGATTTTAAATATTGGAAATCTCACTTTTATGAATGGGGATTGACCTACAATACAAGAATTCTAAAAGAAGATAATCTATTGCATTTTAAGTACGGAATGTCTTTGATGTATAATAATCTGCGCGCAACTGATGATCGTTACTTTGTGAAAAACGGTGCGCAAACCGATTTGGTAACCAGTTCAGTGCATTTAGATGAATCCAGATTTAGAAATGTGTATATCATGGTGCCTTTGCATCTGGAATTTGATTTTACTAAGAAAGAAATACGGGATGATGCTAATTATTTTAGAACCCATAAAAGCATGCGAGTTGGTTTGGGGGGATATGCTGGATTTAGGGTGAAATCCAAACAAATTCTTTGTTATGATGATGCTGTTGGGAATGATGTGGAGCAAAAAACGGAAGGCAATTATAATGTAAATGATTTCAATTATGGTCTTAGCACATACGTAGGTTATAAAGCAACCAGTATATATTTAAAATATGATTTGCAGCCTTTATTTGAAAACAATGCTGTTGATCAAAATAATATTTCGTTAGGACTTCGTTTCGATTTTAATTAA
- a CDS encoding division/cell wall cluster transcriptional repressor MraZ: MDTIIGTYECKVDAKGRVLLPSPLKKQLASSLQNGFVLKRSVFQPCLELYPMEEWDLMMKKINKLNRFVKKNNDFIRRFTAGVKVVEIDALGRLLVPKDLVVFASIDKDVVFSSAVNIVEIWDKDLYEKSIDGADVDFADLAEEVMGNLNDDDNGIS; the protein is encoded by the coding sequence TTGGACACAATTATAGGAACATATGAGTGTAAAGTCGATGCAAAAGGACGGGTTTTATTACCTTCCCCCTTAAAAAAGCAATTGGCTTCCTCGCTTCAAAACGGTTTTGTTTTGAAGCGTTCTGTATTTCAGCCCTGTTTGGAATTGTATCCTATGGAAGAGTGGGACTTGATGATGAAAAAAATCAACAAACTTAATCGTTTCGTAAAAAAAAACAATGACTTTATCCGTCGTTTTACGGCTGGTGTAAAAGTGGTAGAAATTGATGCATTGGGTAGGTTGTTGGTTCCTAAAGATTTAGTGGTTTTTGCCAGTATTGATAAAGATGTGGTTTTTTCTTCTGCAGTTAATATTGTAGAAATTTGGGATAAGGATTTGTATGAGAAATCAATAGACGGTGCAGATGTTGATTTTGCGGATTTAGCCGAGGAAGTAATGGGTAATTTAAATGACGACGACAATGGAATATCATAA
- a CDS encoding alpha/beta fold hydrolase: MEKYYKKEGKYGYYEAGEGIPIVILHGLMGGLSNFDAVASYFSNKGYRIIIPDLPIYTQNILKTNVKSFAVYVKNFITYKKLDRVILLGNSLGGHIALYHTKMFPEKVSGLVITGSSGLYESAMGDSYPKRGDYEYIKKKAEDVFYDPKIATPELIDEVYATVNDRIKLIKTLTIAKSAIRHNMAKDLPKMHVQTCIIWGKNDQVTPPDVADEFHRLLPNSTLYWIDKCGHAAMMEQPEEFNKHLEDWLTHTHLREH, translated from the coding sequence ATGGAAAAATACTATAAAAAAGAAGGCAAATACGGATATTACGAAGCAGGAGAAGGAATTCCGATTGTCATCTTACATGGTTTAATGGGGGGACTTAGCAATTTTGACGCTGTGGCTAGTTACTTTTCTAACAAAGGGTACAGAATCATCATCCCCGATTTACCTATTTACACTCAAAACATATTAAAAACAAACGTGAAGAGTTTTGCTGTCTATGTAAAAAACTTCATTACTTACAAAAAATTAGACAGAGTCATTCTTTTAGGGAATTCACTTGGAGGACATATTGCATTATATCATACTAAAATGTTTCCTGAAAAAGTATCAGGACTGGTAATTACCGGAAGTTCTGGACTATACGAAAGCGCCATGGGAGACAGTTATCCAAAAAGAGGCGACTACGAATACATTAAGAAAAAAGCCGAAGATGTATTTTACGACCCAAAAATTGCAACACCAGAACTCATTGACGAAGTATATGCCACAGTAAATGATCGTATAAAATTAATCAAGACCTTGACTATTGCCAAAAGTGCCATTCGTCATAATATGGCCAAAGATTTACCAAAAATGCATGTGCAAACCTGTATTATTTGGGGAAAAAACGATCAAGTTACCCCTCCCGATGTAGCGGATGAATTCCACAGGTTATTACCTAATTCCACTTTGTACTGGATTGACAAATGTGGTCATGCAGCCATGATGGAACAACCAGAAGAATTTAACAAGCATCTTGAAGACTGGCTTACCCACACTCATCTTAGAGAACACTAA
- the gldB gene encoding gliding motility lipoprotein GldB: MKLFLLTIVCSLLLLSCDQKSKVEKAIEETTVDKIKVERFDKQFFETSPNDLAKLKKQYPYFFSPAINDSVWINKMTAPIWREVYTEVEKKYASTDGIQNEVETLVQHMKYYFPKTKTPKLITLISDMDYANKAIYADSLIIISLELYLGKEHKFYTFPKYLKQNFEERQMMPDVVKSFSLGKIAPPTDKNLLSQMIYFGKQLYLKDLLLPEYSDAEKMGYTPEQIVWCQENESYIWRYFIEREMLFSDEQKLTSRFIDPAPFSKFYLEIDNDSPGQVGSWIGWQIVRSFMINNDVTVDQLLKTDAKEIFEKSKYKPKK; encoded by the coding sequence ATGAAATTATTTCTCTTAACGATAGTTTGCAGTTTACTTTTGTTGTCTTGTGACCAAAAAAGTAAAGTTGAAAAAGCTATTGAAGAAACAACAGTGGATAAAATTAAAGTGGAACGTTTTGATAAGCAGTTCTTTGAAACTTCTCCAAACGATCTTGCAAAATTAAAAAAGCAATATCCTTATTTTTTCTCACCAGCTATTAATGATAGCGTTTGGATAAATAAAATGACGGCTCCAATTTGGAGAGAAGTATACACGGAAGTAGAGAAAAAGTATGCCTCAACTGATGGAATACAAAATGAGGTGGAAACTTTGGTTCAGCATATGAAATATTATTTTCCTAAGACTAAAACGCCTAAACTGATTACGCTAATTTCGGATATGGATTATGCGAATAAAGCAATTTATGCAGATTCGTTGATTATAATTTCATTAGAATTGTATTTGGGAAAAGAGCATAAGTTTTATACTTTTCCGAAATATCTGAAGCAAAATTTTGAAGAAAGACAAATGATGCCAGATGTAGTGAAGAGTTTTTCATTAGGAAAAATTGCTCCTCCAACGGATAAAAATTTGTTGTCTCAAATGATTTATTTTGGAAAGCAACTCTATTTAAAGGATCTTTTGCTTCCGGAATACAGCGATGCCGAAAAAATGGGATACACTCCAGAGCAAATTGTTTGGTGCCAAGAAAATGAAAGTTATATATGGCGCTATTTTATTGAAAGAGAAATGCTTTTTAGTGATGAACAAAAATTGACCTCTCGTTTTATTGATCCAGCTCCTTTTTCAAAATTTTATTTAGAAATAGATAATGATTCTCCAGGGCAAGTAGGTTCTTGGATAGGTTGGCAAATTGTTAGGTCTTTTATGATAAATAATGATGTTACGGTAGATCAGTTATTAAAAACGGATGCCAAAGAAATTTTCGAAAAATCAAAATACAAACCCAAGAAATAA